A single Marinitoga aeolica DNA region contains:
- a CDS encoding M20 family metallo-hydrolase, with translation MDIINHVEKIKDEIIESLRKFVSINSVNPRAGGPGEKEVAEWLESYLNTLKFDEIKRYDAPDDAVEYGYRPNIVAMYNGTNPERTIWFITHMDKVPEGDLSLWDHDPFDPVVKDGKIFGRGSEDNGSSLIATLFGVKTMMDLNIRPKNNIGLVFVSDEETGSEYGIKYLLKQNIFSKDDWYYVPDSGNPEGSFIEIAEKSILWLKIETLGKQAHASTPNVARNAHRASIYFAKELDEFLHNKYNAIDNMFGRIPISTFEPTKKEHNVDNVNTIPGTDVLYFDCRVLPQYDLNEIILDVNKIKEKYEAKFGVKINIDIPQMEFAPEPTPKDHPMVLKLKESIEILRSIKTFVGGIGGGTCAAILRHEGLPAVVWGTMDHMAHQPNEYIKIEHLIEDTKVYAHLMSNL, from the coding sequence ATGGATATCATTAATCATGTAGAAAAAATAAAAGATGAAATTATCGAATCTTTAAGAAAATTTGTTTCAATTAATTCTGTAAACCCAAGAGCTGGAGGGCCTGGCGAAAAAGAAGTAGCAGAATGGTTAGAATCATATTTAAACACTCTTAAATTTGATGAAATAAAAAGATATGATGCACCTGATGATGCTGTTGAATATGGTTATAGACCAAATATTGTTGCAATGTATAATGGAACAAATCCTGAAAGAACAATTTGGTTTATTACCCATATGGATAAAGTACCTGAAGGAGATTTATCATTATGGGATCATGATCCTTTTGATCCTGTTGTTAAAGATGGAAAAATATTTGGCAGGGGATCTGAAGATAATGGAAGTTCATTAATTGCTACATTATTCGGAGTAAAAACAATGATGGATTTAAATATTAGACCAAAAAATAATATTGGTTTAGTTTTTGTTTCAGATGAAGAAACAGGTAGTGAATATGGTATAAAATACCTATTAAAACAAAATATTTTTTCTAAAGATGATTGGTATTATGTTCCAGATTCAGGAAATCCAGAAGGTTCTTTTATTGAAATCGCTGAAAAATCAATATTATGGTTAAAAATTGAAACACTTGGAAAACAAGCACATGCTTCTACACCTAATGTTGCTAGAAATGCCCATAGGGCATCTATATACTTTGCAAAAGAATTAGATGAATTTTTACACAATAAATATAATGCAATTGATAATATGTTTGGAAGAATTCCTATCTCAACATTTGAACCAACAAAGAAAGAACATAATGTTGATAATGTTAATACTATCCCGGGTACTGATGTGTTATACTTTGATTGCAGAGTTTTACCACAATATGATTTAAATGAAATAATATTAGATGTTAATAAAATCAAAGAAAAATATGAGGCTAAATTTGGAGTAAAAATAAATATTGATATTCCTCAAATGGAATTTGCTCCAGAACCAACTCCTAAGGATCATCCTATGGTTTTAAAATTAAAAGAAAGTATAGAAATATTAAGGTCAATAAAAACTTTTGTGGGTGGAATTGGTGGTGGAACATGTGCTGCAATTTTGAGACACGAGGGATTACCTGCTGTTGTATGGGGAACAATGGATCATATGGCTCATCAACCAAATGAATATATAAAAATTGAACATTTAATAGAAGATACAAAGGTATATGCGCATTTAATGTCAAATTTATAG
- a CDS encoding transketolase family protein translates to MTLDKELRELYVEELVKIAKDNNNIMVLDADLMKAHKTNIFKDAYPERYIDVGVAEANMIGIAAGLANMGKIPFTHTFTPFSTRRVYDQIAISVGLAYLPVKIVGSDPGVTAELNGQTHMSFEDAGIMRNLPKMTIVEPVDIYQLRKLLPQIIEHDGPVYIRLDRKSKNAFFDENVDFKLGKIHEVKDGEDITIITSGICLFEVMKAVEKAENEGISVKVLNMHTLKPVDSETIIKAAKKTNKIITVENHNIINGWGSAVAEVVSENYPVKVIRMGIKDHYGEVGKSDFLMKKYGIDADSIYKKIVEEVKL, encoded by the coding sequence ATGACTTTAGATAAAGAATTGAGAGAATTATATGTTGAAGAATTAGTTAAAATAGCGAAAGATAATAACAATATAATGGTTTTAGATGCTGATTTAATGAAAGCTCATAAAACTAATATATTTAAGGATGCATATCCAGAAAGATACATAGATGTTGGAGTAGCAGAAGCTAATATGATAGGTATAGCAGCAGGTTTAGCAAATATGGGGAAAATACCATTTACCCATACATTCACCCCTTTTTCAACAAGAAGGGTATATGACCAAATAGCTATTTCTGTAGGATTAGCATATTTGCCTGTAAAAATTGTAGGATCCGATCCAGGAGTTACTGCAGAGTTAAACGGACAAACACATATGAGTTTTGAGGATGCAGGAATAATGAGAAATTTACCAAAGATGACAATTGTTGAGCCTGTTGATATATATCAATTAAGAAAATTATTACCACAAATAATAGAACATGATGGACCAGTATACATTAGATTAGATAGAAAATCGAAAAATGCCTTTTTTGATGAAAATGTAGATTTTAAATTAGGAAAAATACATGAAGTTAAAGATGGTGAAGATATAACTATAATAACATCTGGAATTTGCTTATTTGAAGTTATGAAAGCAGTTGAAAAAGCTGAAAATGAAGGTATTAGTGTAAAAGTGTTAAATATGCATACATTAAAGCCTGTAGATAGTGAAACTATTATTAAAGCAGCTAAAAAAACTAATAAAATTATTACAGTAGAAAATCATAATATTATTAATGGTTGGGGAAGTGCTGTAGCTGAAGTTGTATCTGAAAATTATCCAGTTAAAGTTATTAGAATGGGTATTAAAGATCATTATGGTGAGGTTGGAAAAAGTGATTTTTTAATGAAAAAATATGGTATTGATGCTGATAGTATATATAAAAAGATAGTTGAGGAGGTAAAATTATGA
- a CDS encoding extracellular solute-binding protein encodes MKKALLVLLVSLFIISSFAATTIKVLVWDDALTRAVQSKLKDFEKETGIKVIMELVPSGSVLQKIAVGVSSKNTQYDIVAVDEPYVPSLGDLLEPYDKWSNGNMYKKPDLNVIMKQVFDAAVWKDVIVGLPINGNIYVWMTRRDIIENKEYQKEFKEMYGYDLTVPQTFEQLLDIAKFLKKKGIYGFAPFTKTSEGATCEAMLFFSAYGTIPINLVNGKYVVSLDKERAIEAINMYKKLLEYAPVGANNYGHSERIAAFNQGKVFSMFQWPAIVPDHEDPNKSIVAGKIIYSAPPAGKYQRAAVRGAWVLGIPKASKNKEAAAEFAYWWSSYEAGKELVKVGMTPARVDLLKDSEFQSTHPWFEGIFDSMKYATSRPRIENYAEVSNVIKTNWIAAVTGTMSPEMAVNKMIQELLNVVK; translated from the coding sequence ATGAAAAAAGCATTGTTGGTATTATTAGTTTCATTATTCATTATTTCATCTTTTGCAGCTACAACTATTAAAGTGTTAGTTTGGGATGATGCGTTAACAAGAGCTGTTCAGTCAAAACTTAAAGATTTTGAAAAAGAAACGGGTATTAAGGTTATTATGGAATTAGTTCCTTCTGGAAGTGTTCTACAAAAAATCGCAGTTGGTGTTTCTTCAAAAAATACACAATATGATATTGTAGCAGTTGATGAACCATATGTTCCTAGTTTAGGGGATTTATTAGAACCATATGACAAATGGTCAAATGGGAATATGTATAAAAAACCTGATTTAAATGTTATTATGAAACAAGTTTTTGATGCTGCAGTATGGAAAGATGTTATAGTAGGATTGCCAATTAATGGAAATATTTATGTATGGATGACAAGAAGAGATATTATTGAAAACAAAGAATACCAAAAAGAATTTAAAGAAATGTATGGTTATGATTTAACAGTTCCACAAACATTCGAACAATTATTAGACATTGCTAAATTTTTAAAGAAAAAAGGTATATATGGTTTTGCACCATTTACAAAAACATCAGAAGGTGCTACATGTGAAGCTATGCTTTTCTTTAGTGCGTATGGAACTATACCTATTAATTTAGTAAATGGTAAATATGTAGTTTCATTGGATAAAGAAAGAGCTATAGAAGCTATTAATATGTATAAAAAATTATTAGAATATGCTCCAGTTGGTGCTAATAATTATGGGCATTCAGAAAGAATAGCTGCATTTAACCAAGGAAAAGTATTCTCAATGTTCCAATGGCCAGCTATAGTTCCTGATCATGAAGATCCAAACAAATCAATAGTTGCAGGAAAAATTATTTATTCTGCTCCTCCAGCAGGTAAATATCAAAGAGCTGCTGTAAGAGGTGCATGGGTATTAGGTATTCCAAAAGCTTCAAAGAATAAGGAAGCTGCTGCTGAATTTGCATACTGGTGGTCTTCATATGAAGCAGGAAAAGAATTAGTTAAAGTTGGTATGACACCCGCTAGAGTTGATTTATTAAAAGATTCTGAATTTCAATCTACACATCCTTGGTTTGAAGGTATATTTGATTCTATGAAATATGCTACAAGCAGACCAAGAATTGAAAATTATGCTGAAGTATCAAATGTTATTAAAACAAATTGGATTGCTGCTGTTACAGGAACTATGTCACCAGAAATGGCTGTAAATAAGATGATTCAGGAGTTATTAAATGTTGTTAAGTAG
- a CDS encoding carbohydrate ABC transporter permease → MLLSSKNKKKRGNFPLFFLAPALISVTAVLVFPIAYALGLSFFEWNLMNEANRVFIFFKNYVSVFNDPQFWKSFLLQIGFIFIAIPIELIIGFFVSILMNRKFKGAGVLRSLLLLPVFILPVLSGLTWSFMLQPEYGTINYILSLLGFKQIAWLAYPGTAYTAVILQDIWRMWPFMFIILYAGISGMPKEFEEAATIDGAGFWQRVFYIIIPYLKPTIITAILLRTIDALRIFSEVYVMTGGGPGNSTLLLSLYINKQAFEYFNIGYASAMSIILIVVTLILTIILVRGNIEIDGDKA, encoded by the coding sequence ATGTTGTTAAGTAGTAAAAATAAAAAGAAAAGAGGAAATTTTCCTCTTTTCTTTTTAGCTCCAGCTTTAATTTCTGTAACAGCAGTTCTTGTTTTTCCAATTGCATATGCTTTGGGATTATCTTTTTTTGAATGGAATTTAATGAATGAAGCAAACAGAGTTTTTATCTTTTTTAAAAACTATGTTTCAGTATTTAATGATCCACAATTTTGGAAATCATTTCTATTACAAATAGGATTTATATTTATAGCTATACCAATTGAATTAATCATAGGTTTTTTTGTTTCTATATTGATGAATAGAAAATTCAAAGGAGCTGGAGTTTTAAGATCATTATTATTATTACCAGTTTTCATTTTACCGGTTTTATCTGGGTTAACTTGGAGTTTTATGCTACAGCCAGAATATGGAACAATAAACTATATATTGAGTTTATTGGGATTTAAACAAATAGCATGGTTAGCCTATCCAGGAACTGCATATACAGCAGTAATCTTACAAGATATATGGAGAATGTGGCCGTTTATGTTCATTATATTATATGCAGGGATTAGTGGTATGCCAAAAGAATTTGAAGAAGCTGCTACTATAGATGGAGCTGGATTTTGGCAAAGAGTTTTTTATATTATTATTCCATATTTAAAACCAACTATTATAACTGCAATATTATTAAGAACTATAGACGCATTAAGAATTTTCTCTGAAGTATATGTAATGACGGGAGGAGGACCAGGTAATTCCACATTGTTATTATCATTGTATATTAATAAGCAAGCATTTGAATATTTTAATATTGGTTATGCATCTGCAATGTCAATTATATTAATTGTTGTCACATTAATTTTGACCATTATATTAGTAAGAGGAAATATTGAGATAGATGGTGATAAGGCATGA
- a CDS encoding transketolase, protein MNKEKKIFLMKKANLIRQNIIKAIGTLGVGHVGGSMSLAEVLAVLYYSEMKIKEGEPNWEERDRLVLSKGHAGPALYSVFADIGYIPEEWLYTLNQPNTKLPSHCDRLVTPGIDMTSGSLGQGLSAAIGMAIALKLDKKDNYVYCIMGDGEIQEGQIWEAAMYGGNRKLDNLIAFVDYNKMQIDGKTDEINSIEPLVEKWESFNWHVQSINGHDVEEIDEAIKIAKDKKDKTSVIILNTIKGKGAYFAENKLSSHNMPLTKEEMEKALELLRNEVKEYDFR, encoded by the coding sequence TTGAATAAAGAAAAGAAAATATTTTTAATGAAAAAAGCTAATTTAATAAGACAAAATATTATTAAAGCTATAGGTACTTTGGGAGTTGGACACGTAGGAGGAAGCATGTCATTAGCAGAGGTTTTAGCTGTACTATACTATTCAGAAATGAAGATAAAAGAAGGAGAACCTAATTGGGAAGAAAGAGATAGATTGGTACTTTCAAAAGGTCATGCAGGTCCTGCATTATATTCTGTTTTTGCAGATATAGGATATATACCTGAGGAATGGTTATATACATTAAATCAACCAAATACAAAATTGCCTAGTCATTGTGATAGATTAGTAACTCCTGGGATTGATATGACAAGTGGATCATTAGGACAAGGATTATCTGCAGCTATTGGTATGGCAATAGCTTTAAAATTAGATAAAAAAGACAATTATGTATATTGTATTATGGGAGATGGAGAAATTCAAGAAGGACAAATTTGGGAAGCTGCAATGTATGGCGGAAATAGAAAATTAGATAATTTAATAGCTTTTGTAGATTATAATAAAATGCAAATAGATGGAAAAACAGATGAAATTAATAGTATTGAACCTTTGGTAGAAAAATGGGAATCATTTAATTGGCATGTGCAATCCATAAACGGGCATGATGTTGAAGAAATAGATGAAGCTATAAAAATAGCAAAAGATAAAAAGGATAAAACATCTGTTATTATATTAAATACAATTAAAGGTAAAGGTGCATACTTTGCAGAAAATAAATTGAGTTCTCATAATATGCCTTTAACCAAAGAAGAAATGGAAAAAGCTTTAGAGTTATTGAGAAATGAGGTGAAAGAATATGACTTTAGATAA
- a CDS encoding DMT family transporter produces MKYSYLLLLSFVWGMYYIFNKIAVQYADVFTVGIFIRVLVFIILSFILFFRKRIKELKIIKIAFKELFLIGFLGFLLDIFAFLGLNYSTASNGSLLLKSDIFFTDIISLFLGVRFTSFDLFGSISMILGILLVLNVDFANLSFNFGDIFFILSALFISLNAFLIKYVQKKYKIKNMIIAFYNNFFAMLFFIFISYKFSDRFFEFKGTIFLLLAGICQFLIYILYYYNLHKFPIWIVRTFLLFTPVFVTIIGTLFLNEKMIFVQIIGIFLILFGGFIIILKQKGVKS; encoded by the coding sequence ATGAAATATAGTTATTTACTTTTATTATCTTTTGTTTGGGGAATGTATTATATATTTAATAAAATAGCTGTTCAATATGCAGATGTTTTTACAGTAGGCATATTCATTAGAGTTTTAGTATTCATTATATTGAGTTTCATATTATTTTTTAGGAAAAGAATTAAAGAATTAAAAATTATTAAAATTGCCTTTAAGGAATTATTTTTAATTGGTTTTTTAGGATTTTTATTAGATATATTTGCATTTTTAGGATTAAATTACTCAACAGCTTCAAATGGTTCATTGCTTTTAAAATCAGACATCTTTTTTACAGATATTATTTCATTGTTTTTAGGAGTTCGGTTTACATCCTTTGATTTATTTGGATCAATATCAATGATATTAGGAATTCTATTAGTTTTAAATGTTGATTTTGCGAATTTATCATTTAATTTTGGAGATATATTTTTTATTCTTAGTGCATTATTTATATCTTTAAATGCATTTTTAATAAAATATGTTCAGAAAAAGTATAAGATAAAAAACATGATCATTGCATTTTATAATAATTTTTTTGCTATGTTATTTTTTATTTTTATTTCATATAAATTTTCAGATCGTTTTTTTGAGTTTAAAGGTACTATATTTCTATTATTAGCAGGGATATGCCAATTTTTGATATATATTTTGTATTATTATAATTTACACAAATTTCCAATATGGATAGTAAGAACATTCCTATTATTTACACCTGTTTTTGTAACCATTATAGGAACACTATTTTTAAATGAAAAAATGATTTTTGTACAAATAATAGGAATATTTTTAATATTATTTGGAGGATTTATCATTATATTAAAACAGAAAGGAGTAAAATCATGA
- a CDS encoding LytS/YhcK type 5TM receptor domain-containing protein codes for MLENISLILLERVSLILVITYIIFQTYFIKEIFGKTLVAKNRVVLGIIGGLLGILGTVYGVKYNGAIVNYRDIGVILSGMIGGIPAGIIAALISATFRLFYGGITAVPCFFGTLTAGIMSGMISQYYGRQHFTFFRTLFYTTIIEIVHLTYVLVMVKPFTLAYDITFNILFPMVITNALGVSFLNFMIINMEEKLEYTAENTMNSIFVIMEESLNTIEMGFNKESANIIAKVILENTDFEAVALTNRKQIFAHVGIGDDHHFPGLEIKTEATKKVIANEKGLKVVGKKGINCEKKDCPLYSALIVPLKDLSGELIGTLKLYYSKNKTIKNSDVVFGKKLSQILSLIISISKMNENLKLATEEKLRELMANLSPHFLFNTLNAIKYISKKEPQKVNKFIDNLSELLRYTLYENSKLVTIKKEISFTVNYLEVMKLRFKDKLDYEIIYDRELEERLIPPFILQPLVENSIKHGMKEEKLLIKITIEEKDNQINIYVEDNGKGFLGQKPNGKGLSLIKNRLNSLYGEKYKFSIKKGLFGGTTIEIGIKNKVGEKI; via the coding sequence ATGTTAGAGAACATTAGTTTAATTTTATTAGAAAGAGTTTCATTGATATTAGTGATAACATATATAATTTTTCAAACATATTTTATAAAAGAAATTTTTGGCAAAACGTTGGTTGCTAAAAATAGAGTTGTTCTTGGTATTATTGGTGGATTGTTAGGTATTCTTGGGACAGTGTATGGTGTAAAATATAATGGAGCAATTGTTAATTATAGAGACATAGGAGTTATTTTATCAGGAATGATAGGGGGTATTCCTGCCGGGATAATAGCGGCATTAATTTCAGCGACATTTAGGTTATTTTATGGAGGAATTACGGCAGTTCCATGTTTTTTTGGAACGTTAACCGCAGGAATTATGAGTGGAATGATTTCGCAATATTATGGAAGACAACATTTTACTTTTTTTAGAACCCTTTTTTATACAACGATTATTGAAATAGTTCATTTAACTTATGTGCTAGTTATGGTAAAACCATTTACTTTAGCCTATGATATAACTTTTAACATACTATTTCCTATGGTAATAACGAATGCTCTCGGTGTTTCTTTTTTAAATTTTATGATCATTAATATGGAAGAAAAACTTGAATATACAGCAGAGAATACAATGAATTCTATTTTTGTTATAATGGAAGAAAGTTTAAATACAATAGAAATGGGGTTTAATAAAGAAAGTGCAAATATAATTGCTAAAGTTATTTTGGAAAATACAGATTTTGAAGCTGTTGCTTTAACAAATAGAAAACAAATTTTTGCACATGTTGGTATAGGAGATGATCATCATTTCCCTGGTCTTGAAATAAAAACTGAAGCCACCAAAAAAGTAATAGCAAATGAAAAAGGTTTAAAAGTAGTGGGAAAAAAAGGAATAAATTGTGAAAAAAAAGATTGCCCTTTATATTCTGCATTAATAGTACCATTAAAAGATTTAAGTGGAGAATTAATAGGAACGTTAAAATTGTATTATTCTAAAAATAAAACAATAAAAAATTCTGATGTAGTTTTTGGGAAAAAACTTTCTCAAATATTATCTTTAATAATTTCCATTTCGAAAATGAATGAAAATTTAAAATTAGCGACTGAAGAAAAATTAAGAGAATTAATGGCGAATTTAAGTCCTCATTTTTTATTCAATACATTAAATGCCATAAAATACATATCAAAAAAGGAACCTCAAAAAGTTAATAAATTTATAGATAATTTATCAGAATTATTGAGATATACCCTTTACGAAAATTCAAAATTAGTGACCATAAAAAAAGAAATAAGTTTTACTGTTAATTATTTAGAAGTAATGAAATTGCGCTTTAAAGACAAACTGGATTATGAAATAATTTATGATAGAGAATTGGAAGAAAGGTTGATTCCTCCATTTATATTACAACCTTTAGTAGAAAACTCAATAAAACATGGCATGAAAGAAGAAAAATTATTGATAAAAATAACAATAGAAGAAAAGGATAACCAAATTAATATATATGTAGAAGATAATGGAAAGGGATTTTTGGGGCAAAAACCTAATGGTAAAGGTTTATCATTAATAAAAAATAGATTAAATTCATTGTATGGGGAAAAATATAAATTTTCAATAAAAAAAGGATTATTTGGAGGAACTACTATTGAAATAGGTATAAAAAATAAAGTTGGTGAAAAGATATGA
- a CDS encoding carbohydrate ABC transporter permease — protein MKNKRLKHKFLVFLAFLVVIIELFPIFVVISNGFKRDIDIFTSNPFSFKFSLQSYKSVLTDYMFLNSLKNSLIVALISSSFSVLAGAMASYAITRYKFRGKTAIAYSFLTSRMIPQISLSIPLYLMFRNLNMLDNVFSLVLAYISFNVPYIIWLLLPFFASIPREFEEAARVDGCSEKRLFWSIFIPLVAPGLVVAMVFSFIMSWNEFLYALILTNTQARTAPISVNAFMGQYAPQWGQLSAAGTLMLIPAFIITLSLQRFIIKGLTAGGVKG, from the coding sequence ATGAAGAATAAAAGATTAAAACATAAATTTTTAGTTTTCTTAGCTTTTTTAGTTGTTATAATTGAATTATTTCCTATTTTTGTAGTTATTTCTAATGGTTTTAAAAGAGATATTGATATTTTTACATCAAATCCTTTTTCATTTAAATTTTCTTTGCAAAGTTACAAAAGCGTTTTAACTGACTATATGTTTTTAAATAGTTTAAAGAATAGTTTAATAGTAGCTTTAATATCTTCATCCTTTTCTGTTTTAGCAGGAGCAATGGCATCTTATGCTATTACGAGGTATAAATTTAGAGGGAAAACGGCTATTGCCTATTCCTTTTTAACATCTAGAATGATTCCGCAAATATCATTATCTATTCCACTATATTTAATGTTTAGAAATTTAAATATGCTAGATAATGTTTTTTCTTTGGTTTTAGCATATATAAGTTTTAATGTTCCATATATTATTTGGTTATTATTACCATTTTTTGCATCAATTCCTAGAGAATTTGAAGAAGCAGCAAGAGTAGATGGGTGTTCGGAAAAAAGATTGTTTTGGTCAATATTTATTCCATTGGTAGCTCCAGGCTTAGTGGTTGCAATGGTATTTTCATTTATTATGTCTTGGAATGAGTTTTTATACGCACTTATTTTAACCAATACACAAGCTAGGACAGCACCTATTTCAGTAAATGCATTTATGGGACAATATGCTCCTCAATGGGGACAACTATCAGCAGCTGGAACATTAATGCTTATACCAGCATTTATTATCACATTATCTCTACAAAGATTTATAATTAAAGGTTTAACAGCTGGTGGTGTAAAAGGATAA
- a CDS encoding iron-containing alcohol dehydrogenase has product MNYQFYMPTKVIIGKNKLEELKNMNLENNIMIVCEKFAYNLGYIDRLKEILDNVFVFDEVEPNPPTYVINNGVKFALENNIKTIIALGGGSSIDTAKAISCLEEDIENPKELKRKTKLIAIPTTSGTGSEVTNVGVYTFSNNLKKPLVTDSFWPDISIVDPTLTYSMPKNVTGSTGLDAFTHAIESYWALSTQNISKSIALKTMKLIFENLEKSIDGDKKARDVMSEASMMAGIAFSQTRTTAAHAISFPLTNIYKIPHGLACALSLYKLIEYVNNENPLEEIINYLELNSINELSSWIKKMIEKSGYSFKLRDYGVNNLEEIADISLKANIIELTPIKIDKEKLMNLLKDIY; this is encoded by the coding sequence ATGAATTATCAATTTTATATGCCTACAAAGGTAATTATTGGTAAAAACAAATTAGAAGAATTAAAAAACATGAATCTTGAAAATAATATTATGATTGTGTGTGAAAAATTTGCATATAATCTTGGATATATAGATAGATTAAAAGAAATTCTAGATAATGTTTTTGTATTTGATGAAGTAGAACCAAATCCGCCTACATATGTTATAAACAATGGAGTTAAATTTGCTCTAGAAAACAATATTAAAACAATAATTGCGTTAGGTGGAGGAAGTTCTATAGACACGGCTAAAGCTATATCATGTTTAGAAGAGGATATTGAAAATCCAAAAGAACTAAAGAGAAAAACCAAATTAATTGCAATACCAACTACTTCAGGAACTGGTAGCGAAGTAACTAATGTAGGAGTATATACATTTAGTAATAATCTAAAAAAGCCTTTGGTAACAGATAGTTTTTGGCCAGATATATCTATAGTTGATCCCACATTAACTTATTCAATGCCTAAAAATGTTACAGGATCAACAGGGTTAGATGCTTTTACACATGCAATTGAGTCTTATTGGGCATTATCAACACAAAATATAAGTAAATCAATAGCCTTGAAAACAATGAAATTAATATTTGAAAATCTCGAAAAATCTATTGATGGAGATAAAAAAGCAAGAGATGTAATGTCAGAAGCTAGTATGATGGCTGGAATAGCCTTTTCTCAAACACGAACAACTGCAGCACATGCTATTAGTTTTCCTTTAACAAATATATATAAGATTCCACACGGATTAGCTTGTGCATTATCTTTGTATAAATTAATTGAATATGTAAATAATGAAAATCCATTAGAAGAAATTATAAATTATTTAGAGTTAAACTCTATTAATGAATTAAGCTCCTGGATAAAAAAGATGATAGAAAAATCCGGATATAGTTTTAAACTTAGGGATTATGGTGTAAATAATTTAGAGGAAATAGCAGATATATCATTAAAAGCAAATATAATAGAACTCACACCTATAAAAATTGATAAAGAAAAATTAATGAATTTACTTAAAGATATATATTAA
- a CDS encoding LytR/AlgR family response regulator transcription factor, translating into MIKVVIIDDEYYARESLKDLIEEMSTFDIVGGYESVEDFLKSKIKNDVDVIFLDIDLPKMKGIKASKYLEKYKIVFVTAYSEYAVEAFEVNALDYVTKPISEVRFIETINRIEEVFKNSKLNKIAVESEKEILFLDFDEVYYFEYFSKKILVRTKNNEYTLKHFKNLNKLEKELPYNFLRVHKSYIVNLNFIDKFIKELNSIQMKNDKIIPIGKTHMKAIKNILKI; encoded by the coding sequence ATGATTAAAGTTGTTATTATAGATGATGAATATTATGCAAGAGAAAGCTTAAAAGATTTAATTGAAGAAATGAGTACGTTTGATATAGTAGGAGGTTATGAAAGCGTAGAAGATTTTTTAAAGAGTAAAATAAAAAATGATGTCGATGTTATATTTCTAGATATAGATTTGCCAAAAATGAAAGGTATAAAAGCTTCTAAATACCTTGAAAAATATAAGATAGTTTTTGTAACTGCATATTCCGAATATGCAGTGGAGGCGTTTGAAGTAAATGCGCTGGATTATGTGACTAAACCAATTTCTGAAGTAAGATTTATTGAAACGATTAATAGAATAGAAGAGGTGTTTAAAAATAGTAAGTTAAATAAAATAGCAGTTGAAAGTGAAAAAGAAATATTGTTTTTAGATTTTGATGAAGTATATTATTTCGAATATTTTAGCAAAAAAATATTGGTAAGGACAAAAAACAATGAATATACATTAAAGCATTTTAAAAATTTGAATAAATTAGAAAAAGAATTACCGTATAATTTTTTAAGAGTTCATAAATCATACATTGTAAATCTAAATTTTATTGATAAATTTATAAAAGAATTGAATTCTATACAAATGAAAAATGATAAAATTATCCCTATTGGAAAAACACATATGAAAGCAATAAAAAATATTTTAAAAATTTAA